The sequence below is a genomic window from Streptomyces sudanensis.
CGCGTGCAGCCGGGGCGACGCGGCGAGCTCCTCCAGCGTGACCGGGCGGCCGTCCGCGCCGGCCACGGGCAGCCGCCAGTTCGGGTACCGGTCCAGGGTGCCCGGCAGGTTCTGCGGGCGCCGGTCCCCCACCGCGTCGGGCAGCCACACCCCGGTCATCCGGGCGGGGGTGCGGCGCAGGAACCGGTACACGGCCCGCACCTCCGCCTCCTCGTCCCGCCCGCCGTCTTGCGGGAGCAGGCCCAGCTCCCGCAGGTACGCCAGCCACTCGGCGACGTCCGCGGCGTCCTCGGCCCGCTCCCGCGCCGCCGGCCGGGCCAGCAGCCCCAGCCGCCGGCGCAGCTCCACGTGCTCGCCGCTCAGCCGGGCGGCGGTGGGCGGCAGGTCGTGGGTGGTCGCCGTGGCCAGGCAGTCGGCCCGCCACTCCTCCGGCGGCAGGGGGCGGCGGGAGCCCTCCCAGTCGCGCTCGAACCACATCACCGACGTGCCGAACACGCCCCGGCGCCGCAGCGCCTCCCGCACGCCCGGCTCGACCGTGCCGAGGTCCTCCCCGATCACGGCGGCGCCCGCCCGGTCGGCCTCCAGGACGAGGACGGCGAGCATCGCGTCGGCGTCGTACCGGACGTACGTGCCCTGCGTCGGCGGGAGCCCCGCGGGCACCCACCAGAGCCGGAACAGGCCCATCACGTGGTCGATGCGCAGGGCGCCCGCGTGCCGGAACAGGGAGCGCAGCAGGTCGCGGTAGGGAGCGTGGCCGGACGCGGCGAGGGCGTCGGGCCGCCAGGGGGGCAGCCCCCAGTCCTGGCCGTGCGCGTTGAACGCGTCCGGCGGGGCGCCCACCGACACGCCGGACGCGTACGTCCCGGCCTGCGCCCAGGCGTCGGCGCCGTCCGGGTGCACGCCGACCGCCAGGTCGTGGACGACGCCGACCGGCATGCCCGCCTCGCGGGCGGCCCGCGCGGCGGCGGCGAGCTGCTCGTCGGTCAGCCAGGCGGCCAGGCGGTGGAAGGCCAGCCGGTCCTCCAGCCCCGCGCGGGCCCGCGCGGTGGCCGACGACCGGGGGTCGTCCAGGCCGGCGGGCCACCGGGCCCGGTCGGCGCCGTACCGCTCGGCGAGCGCGCACCAGGTCGCGTGGTCCTCCAGCGCACGCCCCCGGGCGGCGCGGAAGGCGTCGAACGCGGCCCGGCGGCCGGGGCCGAGCGGGACGGCGGCGAGGATCTCCAGGGCGCGCCGCTTGAGGACCCACACCGCGTCCCGGTCGATCAGCTCGCCCTTGCGCAGGACCCCGTCGCGCAGCTCCCCGGCCCGCGCGGCGAGTTCGTCGAGCTCGGTGCGGGCGGTCCCGGAGGCGTAGGCGAACTCGGGGACCTCCTCGATCCGCAGGTGCACCGGGTCGGGGAAGCGGCGCGAGGAGGGGCGGTACGGGGAGGGGTCGGTGGGTGTGCCGGGCACGGCCGCGTGGAGCGGGTTGACCTGCACGAAGCCCGAACCGAGCGCACGGCCCGCCCAGCCGGCGAGCTCCCGCAGGTCGCCGAGGTCGCCCATGCCCCAGGAGCGGGTCGACAGCAGCGAGTACAGCTGGACCAGCAGGCCGTGGCAGGGCCCGGGGGGCTGCGGCGCGCGGGCGGGGGCGACGACCAGGGCGGCGCGGGCGGTGCGCCCGTCGGGGGCGTGCGCCTCCAGGGTGTGCACACCCGCCGGGAGCCCCTCCCAGGGGACGGGCGGCCCGGCGGCGGTGCCGTCCTCCAGGGCGACGCGCAGGGCCGTGCCCGCGGGGAGGGCCGCCAGCGACCGGGGGCGGCCCGCCGGCCCGTCGCCCCGCCACACGACGACCGTGGGCGGGAGCAGCCGCGCCGCCCGCGCCTCCTCGGCGGCGGCGAGCGACGCGCCGAGCGCCGCGGGGGTGGTCGCGTCGACGTCCAGGGCGGCGAGGACGGCGACCACGGTCGCGTCGGGGACCGGGACCGTGACGCCCGGGGACGGGGAGTACGCGGTGGCGACTCCGTGCAGCGCGGCGAGCCGGGCGAGGGTCATGCGGCCTCCTGGGCGCTTCGGGGTTCCTGCGTGCGGGGGGCGCCGCCCCGCCGGCCGCGCCGCGCGGGGGCGGGCCGTGGGCNNNNNNNNNNNNNNNNNNNNNNNNNNNNNNNNNNNNNNNNNNNNNNNNNNGTGCCGGTCCGGGGCGTGGTGCCGACCGGCGGCCCGGCGGCCCGGCGGCCCGTCGGCCGGGGCGCGGAGNNNNNNNNNNNNNNNGGCCGGGGAACCGCCCCGGCGCCCGCCCGGGGGACGCGGCTGCNGNGGCCCGCCCGTACGGGACGGCGGCGGGCCCCGGCGGCCCTGCCCGCCGCGCGCTCGCGCGCCCGTGTGACGTGGCGCTGCTCACACCCCGCCCGGGAACCGGGGGCGGGCGGGTCCGCCCGGAACAGCCTGCCCGGTGTGCAAATACGACACATCGGCCACGCACATTGACACCTCCGTCAGGGGGTGGTGGGCTCGAAGACCGTCAGCGGGAGGACCCGTCCGACGGCCCGTCAGAACAGTGGCAGGCCTACGGCAAAGCTACCCGCAGAACCACGCAGGACGAGGGGAGACGCGCGTGCAGTTCGGCCGGCTCGCGCACTTCGGTCGCGGCAGGGGTGCCGCGACCGCCATCGCGGTCGCGGTGATCGGCGGCCTGCTCGGCACGGCGCCGGGCGCGCTGGCCGCGCCGGGCGCCCCNCGGCGCCNGCCGCCGNGGGGCCCGGACGG
It includes:
- the malQ gene encoding 4-alpha-glucanotransferase; the protein is MTLARLAALHGVATAYSPSPGVTVPVPDATVVAVLAALDVDATTPAALGASLAAAEEARAARLLPPTVVVWRGDGPAGRPRSLAALPAGTALRVALEDGTAAGPPVPWEGLPAGVHTLEAHAPDGRTARAALVVAPARAPQPPGPCHGLLVQLYSLLSTRSWGMGDLGDLRELAGWAGRALGSGFVQVNPLHAAVPGTPTDPSPYRPSSRRFPDPVHLRIEEVPEFAYASGTARTELDELAARAGELRDGVLRKGELIDRDAVWVLKRRALEILAAVPLGPGRRAAFDAFRAARGRALEDHATWCALAERYGADRARWPAGLDDPRSSATARARAGLEDRLAFHRLAAWLTDEQLAAAARAAREAGMPVGVVHDLAVGVHPDGADAWAQAGTYASGVSVGAPPDAFNAHGQDWGLPPWRPDALAASGHAPYRDLLRSLFRHAGALRIDHVMGLFRLWWVPAGLPPTQGTYVRYDADAMLAVLVLEADRAGAAVIGEDLGTVEPGVREALRRRGVFGTSVMWFERDWEGSRRPLPPEEWRADCLATATTHDLPPTAARLSGEHVELRRRLGLLARPAARERAEDAADVAEWLAYLRELGLLPQDGGRDEEAEVRAVYRFLRRTPARMTGVWLPDAVGDRRPQNLPGTLDRYPNWRLPVAGADGRPVTLEELAASPRLHALAAVLGEPGAATPPPGARRG